A stretch of DNA from Ricinus communis isolate WT05 ecotype wild-type chromosome 4, ASM1957865v1, whole genome shotgun sequence:
GTTCCttataaactttatttatCCTTTTATTCTGCACATCCGAATCACATTTGTTTCTCTATTTTCTCCCCTGCATTGTACAGTACTTGAATAGTTcaaaatatatctttaaatatattgtttatttttatcttcaaCATTGTCAGCtgtaattttatgatattggTATTTAGATAAGCGACACTGAAGAATAAGATCCTgtttcagaaaagaaaaaaaaaaacataaaggAAGACTATTGTGTAAGCAAACAAAAAGATATGGTGTGAATATGCATTAGCATATATGATAAGTCTCCACAATTCATGACGAAGGCTGTGCATGTAGAGCTTCCCCGTTagcaattaaacaaagaaaattaaatgttaaatgaaaaaaagaaaaatgaaaggtaCATGGAAACCGAAAATGCAAACTAGTGCATGTAAATCTCAATACCAGTTAATTACATCAGGAGTAGAAACCTATAAAGCTGAAGGGgaagataagaaaagaaaattacactTTTATCAACATAAATCATGTGAAAACCAAGCAGAGTTTAGAATTAATGTATGAAAATTGTAGCACAAACAAATGTTCAAAACCTATGATGTACATTCACTCACAAACATCCACTGCAGGAAAATCTAGAAAGACTTGGAGCCAACACGCCCTTCAACTCAGTTTTTAGTTTTACATCATAATCTTACACAAAGACAACAAAAACTGCAGAAGAAATTGAACTCAGCTCCTTATGCTAACCCCTCGAAACCCACAAGGCTTGAAAAAATCACCTCCTCCACTCAACCTGGGCTGCCTTTGCtgcaaatcaaattaattgtCAACTTACATAGTATACTATACATAAGGTTCTTAAATTTGACAAAGTTAAATATATGCCCGTTTTCAAACAGAAAACAGATATCAAGACCAAATTTCCTGCTACTTGTTGAAAGTGAAGAGTTACTACCTGAACTTCCTCGAGATGGATATTTTAGATCACATGAAcataaaaggaaagagaagaaataacagcacataaaataatttgattaaaactGCAGTTAAGTAGAATGTATTCAAGGCCAGCTGTTAGAAACCAACAAGATAACATTTCATACCATTTCCTTCTCTGGATGATACCACAGATCTGTCACTTTTATTCCCTGCTTTGCCACCAGAATGAACCATTCGCGTCCTTGGTGACTGTGAGCTGATTTTGCTATTCGTTGAAGATGGCAGAGAATGGCGCCTTGCAAGATTATTTTTCTCAGCTCCATCTTGGCTAAACCTCGGGGAACCTTGCGCTCTCAGCTTTGCCTTTGCAGATTCAGTTGCTGCCATATAGCTTGGGAGTGCTGGACTACTACTCTGTAACCCATTCTCTGCACGTTCTTGCTTTACTACACTAGAAGTTTTCCTGTTGGATTTATGGTTTTCATTGCTTGTTGGATCCTCATTATAGCTTAACACCCCATTCGTAATAGGAGTATTCTCATCTTCACCACCACTCTCTACTAATGGCTTTGATTCAACCACAGCTCGATCACCATCTATTTCTGATGCTTCATTTATTCCTAATGGTTCCAAAGTTATTTCTGCCTCTGTCGATTTGGACAAGCTCGAGGTTGGCTCAGTCTTCACCACATCAGGTAATTTGGTTGCTGTCAAGgttgtttctttcttcaccTTCTCCCCGGGATTGTTCATAGTGTGTACCAGATGATTATCACCAGAACTGCCTGATACTTTTTCCGGACTTTGCTTTGGCTTCTCCATTTCAACTTCTGATTGAATAGAGTTCTCCAGTACAGGGTTATGAACCTTTCTCAAGTTACGTTTCACCTTTTCTAGCTCATTTTGTGGATTTTCCTGAGTGGTATCAGCTGGATGGCTCGaaacttttctaaaattgcGTTTGGGTTTCTCAATTTCGGATGTTGCTTGCACTGAAGTACTGTCAATATTTGCAGCAGGGACCCTCCGAACACTCCGCTTTGGCCTACCAGTTTCAGCTTCCAGCATTTGACCATTACCCTGCTTTCTTTGGGTCTTTGAATAAGAAATTTTCTTTGGTTGAGGAATTGGTTTCCAAAAGTGAGATGCTGACCAACGTTCTAACCAGCTGGGAACTGAATTTGGTTCCTCAGGTTCATGGCAGAGGCACAAAGGCATCACAGTCCGTGATGAAGCCACAAGctgaagaaacaaatttagcacatattaaaaaacattgCGAATAATATCAGtgtaatattttctaattcatACACCAAAATTGAATAGTCCCACCAAAAAATTAAAGGTTCTTTTAGAGGATTCCATGTTCATTTAATGGGCAGTATGGTTAAAAGGCTCTGGAAGCGCATGGAACCCAGTTACATGGCAAATGAAACCTTGGAAAAACATTTGAGTAAAGACATTCCCTTTGAATGGTACAAAAGATGCTGCGATCATGGAAACCGCATCTTCTCATGTCCATACAGAAATACATTTGAATAACCAGAGGTCTCCTAAATGGCAAACTTCAACTTGCTTTGATTATCATTTTGATCCTTATATTTCCAAAACTACAAAACCTAAAGCAGGAAATAAGAAACTAGTGAGGCCTCGAAATGAGCTGCTCAAAGGATTATGTGCATACTTATCATTGCACAAGAACATCAATATATCAGTCAGATAGAGCCCACATGCCGCTTGTTCTCTTTCCAAAGTGGCTTACTGTTCATAGAAATAAGCCACAAGTAATAAAGGAAAAGTACAATAGTCAACCCATTTAGTTCATTCTTCATAACTTACACATCATTGTGGTAATTTAGTTAACTGATtatccaaaagaaagaaataccAAGTATTCCCACAAGCTTGACAAGGCAATGACCATATACCTTGCGTACAAAAGCATTTGCTGATAGCCTTGCCCTTAGGATAGAAACGTTAACACCATGTGAATCCCCTTGCTTTCCCTCCTGATGGACAACATATATCAAACACAAATTAAATGGCGGACAAATTGAAATATgcagaaattaattattctcaCCATTGGATAAAGACATGCGTAATCAACGGGAAAAAAAGTGATACTATAggtaaaacttcttttgcacAAAAATAGTGAAACTTGAAGTTTCTGGCTTCAGCCAGGTGACAGCTTATCAAGGCATCTTTAGATCAGTGCAATCTTGATAAGGCAAACAACATAGTAAAAGaagatagataaataaatggaaCTTGGGATCTCTCTCACACACACAACCAGGGACTTTGACTCATAATAAGATTCTAGCTTCCAAACAACAATTTAGTAACAAAAGAACATTTATTGAGATATGCAAGAAGCAAAGTCACAAACTTCCAACTTATCTATTTGTGGGATAAGGCGTGAGAAGAGGTAAACAATATTGAACCATCCGACTCTTGTAGCATTGAGAAAGGCTCATACTTACAGTCACAAAGATACCTAAAAGTTTCCAGTGACTTGATGTATCATACAGTTAGTTTGTTTGCTGCATTAGTCAAGTTTAAGATATAAAGCAACCAATCCTAAGCTCTCCCATGACATATAGATCTCCAGAAAGTACCAGAATGCAATGAAAGTTAACTTCCACAATTTAACTGAAAGATCAAACTATCATTACAGGAGAAATTTGAATGAGGCATggtgagaaaaaaaaaagttccaACTAACATATATGGATTAAGATAAGGCATGACTAACAATTGGTTATATGGGAGATTACTCAAGAACTTACCAGAGGCTTCACCACATTCCATTTTTTCTGAACCTCCTGCCCAATATCAGAATTCCTCACTTTGACCCCTCGAGCTAATGCCTGCAGCTTGACAACACCCAGAACACAGCATAAAGTGGCAACAGCTTGTCTCCTGACCAAGTGCCCTCGAATAAGAGCCTGGAGCCTTATTATGCCTTTAAGAGCCCGAAATGCCCGCCGAGCCTTAACATGATAAGCTTATATCAGTGCGTGTATGACCTTCGCTGTACAGAATATGGTATAGTTTCTCTTTTGAAAAGGTAAACACTAAATCTTTACGATTAGAATTTCAGTTAGCTAGGAGATCAACCTAATAATCATTTTGGCAGTTAGGAGGCATGAAATGTTTTAGTTGGTGCATGTACAAAAGTGTATTTTTTGTTGGGAGTACTGGAGCAGGGATTCCTAACAATGAATCCCATTTCCCAGTCCATAGGAGCACCATAATGGGATCAAATGACaaacaaactaaaatattGTTTTCCACTGTATGAAGAGCCAAAATTTAAAGAGGCAAGAATGTAGATGGCGTTTAAGACAAACAATTAGTGAACATGAACTTGTGTGGATTGCAAGGAGCATGccttttgaaatataaaagattttgtTGCACGAGATGAGCAAACAGaaagtataattattagttttacaAGTTGTGCATATGAAAGTGGCCCTAAGGATCCCAAAATTCAAGAAATAGACCTCTATCTTACCAAAGCGCTCGGCTACCAAAACCAAGAGAAGGAAACAAGATTTCGACGAGTCTGCTATAAATTGATAAACCTTCAACAATAATACTACTTCTAACAAGAGAAGATTACCAAATAGCCCCTAAATGCAGCTTGTGCCAATGTTGCAGCTTCCTCCAGCCTTCTTCTCTCATCATCAGACAATGCAACTTGGGGTGTAGATCCTTGAAAATTTGCATCTTGATTTTCTGGCAAAGATACACTCCCATTATGTGGTAAGTCAGCAGTCTCCTGGCTCTCAAGTTCTAAGTGCCTTTCAGAGCGAACAGTAGGAACTGGGATTGGATGTGAGATCACAGGAGCTGAAATAGCATCATCTTCTAATGCCTTGGCAGCAACCAATAACTGTTTCTCGTTTGCAGTTCTCTGTACATCAATGATTCATGATcaaagttaaaatcatataatctacacctattaataacttttaattgatGTACGGAGattaattgttaaatttattagaataagTCAGCAACCGTCATTGggaattttctttaaaagaaaatctttaagAAAATCTACTTAATCTGCTAATATGTTGGCACTTAAGgtaaacaaaaaatagaagaacTAATAAATTACCTCTCTTCCTTTGGCAGAATGAGATTTGGAAGATTTCTTTCCAAATAATATAGTTTTGATCCATCTTCCTGGTGATTTGCCCATGCTGGATAATCAATAATCACCACACAAATCCAAACCCAAATTCCTGCATTCTTCCACATTTTTAACAACTCAAACattttaaacaaaatgaaCGTAATAACACAATTCAGAATGTAAAAACACGTAAAGTGCTCCACTTGAATTCAAAGTTTTTGGTACTCAATCAAATACAATATGATTTTCATAAACCCAATTCTAATTAACAACGTTAATTCAAATTTGTAAGGCCAATTGATCAGAAAATGAATCCCAAACTTAAATACATTTTGCAcatattgtttaattaatcaGTTACTGAATTCATACCCAAATATttcacttaaaaaaaaaaaaaaattcattcgAAGTAAGACAGGAGTAACAATTaacaaaaactcaaaaaaaaagaaaaataattaattgaagaTCCATAAGACAAAGATCTAAGAatgcttaattaattttagaataaatagaATGAGCAagctattaaaaatataaaacagacCAGATCTGTAACTTACTTGAATAATGTAACTGTTAAAAGCTCCAAATCTATCATTCCTGCGTCAAACACATtaccatttaaaaaaaatttatcgcaaaaagaagattttgtagagacagaaaaaaaaaaaaaacataataatttttaggtAAGTGAAGAaggtgaagaaaaaaatacagaaataatataatttataagagAAAAGCGAGAGAGAGGACCATGAGAGAGTGCGCTTGTAAACTAAGGAAATGTTATGTGGTGATCTAAAGCGACATCAATTTTTGCTTTGCTTGCTCTCTCTGTTTACTCTTTCTGTACTGACACAGCTCTaactaaaagaagaaaaaaaaaaaaaataagaagccAAATACTcgaaattgaaaatattgaaaaaaaataacgGTTTTTAATCTTCTGTTCTTGTGTgcattttaatattcaaaagCTGCTCATATCCGCCACTAGCTTTTTCACAGTTTATCTTTAAAacgtctttttattttttctttttatattttctttttcttttaatctctTCACCTTACTCGTGAATTTCATTCGAATATGATATTCCTATTtacatttaatatattttataagattttatatttattatatattatagtaaataaatataaataatatatatatgtgtgaattttaatatacatttactttattatatatactaataaattttatatttttatataataattatttttaataagatatatcatcaaaattcttactatttatttttataataattgacTTCTAACATTATATGCACCTAAATTGAAgtcttctttttaattattttattggattaataaatttttaaatctatcacaaattatttttaattgtctttatgatttataaattttattattttactattttattatattctttaattttatatatgaatataaatatgttattttatttaaaaataataaaattttattattagaatatattaattatgataattattatagttatttttgataatatataattatcttatatttaaataagccatgaatttttattatatttattattaatatttacgaTCGCATTTggttcttttataaacattataattaatatttatataaatatgttacATGTTATCTTTTCATTGAAAATGACATAgcataactttaaaaaaatttatcacaTGGAggcttataaaaaatttagtatttttatatatatattataaattataatttctatttttattttttaaaaaataaattattttattaattttatttatataatatgataaaaaattaatatatatcatatttatgGTTGTTATCATTTTACCTTACTTGATTTTTGCTATCATTTTATCTGACATAATCAAgtattaagtaaaaaaattattcatcaaacttctattaattataaaattcttataattataaattttatttaatcttaaaTGTGTTACTTTtcttacaaatattttttgttatatttctaaaataatataatatatcaataaatacattcaaaattttttaccATATTTCAcattatgaataaataatacatgtatcttaatttaaataaaatccaaaattttgactttttcatttgtaatctaaaatcattattattattattatttaagaatgTAAATGtacatttatctttttccaatctaataaaatgtaaaagtaCAAATTCGTCCCAAATGCATACTATATAGTttgcaagaaaagaaagcagtCTATAGAAGACACGGGGAGCAGGAATCCAGAGAATCATAGCCGAAATTAAAAGCGGTTGTGCTGGGGGAGTACCAAAGTTTTAATTACTTCAGGAACAAGTGTCCAGCCTTCTTTATTCTGACGCACAACagaattacatatatacccttcCTACGGCTACTCTGTATTATCACACCCTCTAAAGAAGAGCGTGCAGTTCACCGAGTGTTAACCGACAAGCATGGGGGGGCGCGTGGAATTAAGGAGCAAGTTAGAGGCGGTGAAAAGAGGGATTTTGGTGCATGCCCGCAGCGTTGAGGTGGGGGTATGCGTGGTCGGGACCGGATTTAGTAAGAGGCAATTGCAAGCCCAACCGCCACTACCATACACGTAGAATAATAATCTCATTTACACATTTCTCGtcaaaagatattttaagctgtttaaaagaaaaaaaaaaaaaaaagagagattaTAAGccatcaatattaataatttcattcaaataactttttttctttggattAAGTCCAGCAATAAGTATATAATAACACGCAATACAGTggatttataattattattgaataacataatcttgaattttaaatattatactgCACAAttataaaagtgaaaaatactaaacaataaataataaaaaagagttATAGAACTTAGGATTtgtaattgaaaataattataattttcatttgtgtgcttgatataaataatttttataaattcatctgtaaatttataatttatatatatttaatataaataaaaatcaatttaaagtttcatttcatttaatctttgaaaTCGGTTATAAGTTAAatgttatcaaatttaataaaattttggtacaaattctaaatcttgtgaaattgattttttatgaCTGAATTATCTTTGATTTAAATTTCTctctgtttatttattaaactctaaattaatttctaaataatctttatatttataatgtcTCACaacagataaaaaaataaatataatattagctataatgttttaaataattatgttcTTGTTCTAAATGTTTGCTTTACCTAGAAAAGAAAGGTGAAAGCTTTgcttataaagaaaaatatgaaaaccaATAGATAAagtaaacaataaataatatatatgtatatgatCAATGATTTAACATGTGTGCAATATTGCATCATagctaaaataataataaaaaagaccTAAAAGAAAACTACAAAATGAGTCTTTTTTGCATGAAGGGTGTTAGAGAATTAAGGCTAATAGTACATCAATATTAGTTCAATTCAAATGTATTAGCATGTATGTccaaatcatattattaaccaaattaaaacacaataataatatttttaaaaatatataataaagtgATATGATCAATTTAAAGAATTCCCATTAAATTATATGGAATTAGACAATGTACAAAACTtcctaatttaagaatcattattattttctaagaaagaaagaaatgaatcATCTCTAAAAAGCTGTCTTTTGTTAGCAATCAAGAGAGTGAGTGTCACATAGAAGACAATCTTTGTTGTACACTGTTTATCAATCAATTGCTTCAATATTGAgcaatgtatttttttatttttttttttttgattccATCTTTGAGATTCCATTTATGTCTTTTCTAATTTAGGAATATATCTAAGCAACAAAATGATCATTTTCTGTCTTTCTTGCTTTTTgacaatgatattttaaataaataaaaaaaacttttataaaGGAGGAGgaatattaataattgtaataataatataataataatgataccTTAGTTTGAGAGGTAGTTCTGAAggtgctttttctttttctttctttttcttctgatTTTATGGTAATAATTGTAAATCCTCCActcatatatatcatattaa
This window harbors:
- the LOC8277382 gene encoding protein IQ-DOMAIN 30, whose translation is MGKSPGRWIKTILFGKKSSKSHSAKGRERTANEKQLLVAAKALEDDAISAPVISHPIPVPTVRSERHLELESQETADLPHNGSVSLPENQDANFQGSTPQVALSDDERRRLEEAATLAQAAFRGYLARRAFRALKGIIRLQALIRGHLVRRQAVATLCCVLGVVKLQALARGVKVRNSDIGQEVQKKWNVVKPLEGKQGDSHGVNVSILRARLSANAFVRKLVASSRTVMPLCLCHEPEEPNSVPSWLERWSASHFWKPIPQPKKISYSKTQRKQGNGQMLEAETGRPKRSVRRVPAANIDSTSVQATSEIEKPKRNFRKVSSHPADTTQENPQNELEKVKRNLRKVHNPVLENSIQSEVEMEKPKQSPEKVSGSSGDNHLVHTMNNPGEKVKKETTLTATKLPDVVKTEPTSSLSKSTEAEITLEPLGINEASEIDGDRAVVESKPLVESGGEDENTPITNGVLSYNEDPTSNENHKSNRKTSSVVKQERAENGLQSSSPALPSYMAATESAKAKLRAQGSPRFSQDGAEKNNLARRHSLPSSTNSKISSQSPRTRMVHSGGKAGNKSDRSVVSSREGNAKAAQVEWRR